A window of the Brassica napus cultivar Da-Ae chromosome C5, Da-Ae, whole genome shotgun sequence genome harbors these coding sequences:
- the LOC106357923 gene encoding uncharacterized protein At4g28440-like has protein sequence MAEATPALRKPVFTKVNELRPGTNGHSLNVKVVSTKMVMQRGGGGGGRPSGPQARQMRIAECLVGDETGIIIFTARNDQVDLMKEGKVVTLRNAKIDMYKGSMRLAVDRWGRVEVAEEPTDMTVKEDNNLSLIEYELVNVEA, from the exons atggCTGAGGCAACACCAGCTTTGAGGAAGCCTGTGTTCACAAAGGTTAATGAGCTGAGACCTGGAACCAATGGTCACTCTCTGAACGTGAAAGTTGTCAGCACGAAGATGGTGATGCAgagaggtggtggaggaggaggtcGTCCCAGTGGTCCTCAGGCTCGTCAGATGAGGATTGCAGAGTGTCTTGTTGGTGATGAGACTGGAATCATTATCTTTACTGCAAGAAACGATCAAG TGGATTTGATGAAAGAAGGCAAGGTTGTGACCCTGCGCAACGCGAAGATCGACATGTACAAGGGATCTATGAGGCTTGCAGTTGATAGATGGGGACGCGTTGAAGTCGCTGAGGAGCCCACTGACATGACCGTCAAGGAAGATAACAATCTTTCCCTCATCGAGTATGAGCTTGTGAACGTTGAAGCTTGA
- the LOC106357924 gene encoding AMSH-like ubiquitin thioesterase 2 yields the protein MRRFVCLFDQKRESSSASIRADASMVTLSFPSPSLSFVESGTCSKSTHVSRVLFSGPHGESSEPSKILRDVHISERLMEDFTELARENTDKDLETCGTLAAFLERGVFYVTTLIIPKQESTANSCQAMNEVDVFSIQNERELYPVGWIHTHPSQGCFMSSVDLHTHYSYQVMVPEAFAIVVAPTDSSRSYGIFKLTDPGGMEVLRGCSETGFHPHKEPEDGKPVYEQCSNVYKNSNLRFEIFDLR from the exons ATGCGacggtttgtttgtttgtttgatcaaAAGCGAGAGAGCTCATCAGCATCCATTAGAGCAGATGCTTCGATGGTAACGCTGTCGTTTCCATCTCCCTCGCTCTCTTTCGTAGAGAGCGGGACATGTAGTAAATCGACTCACGTTTCTCGGGTTCTCTTCTCTGGTCCTCACGGAGAATCGTCTGAACCATCCAAGATACTGAGAGATGTTCATATA TCAGAGAGGTTGATGGAGGATTTCACTGAGCTAGCGAGAGAGAACACTGACAAGGACCTCGAGACTTGTGGAACTCTCGCTGCCTTCCTC GAAAGAGGAGTTTTTTATGTGACCACTCTGATAATACCTAAGCAAGAATCAACTGCTAACTCT TGCCAAGCTATGAATGAAGTGGATGTGTTTTCCATACAGAACGAAAGAGAGCTTTATCCCGTTGGATGGATTCAT ACTCATCCTTCTCAGGGCTGTTTCATGTCATCAGTAGATTTGCATACCCATTACTCGTATCAG GTAATGGTGCCAGAGGCTTTTGCAATCGTGGTGGCTCCAACTGATAGCTCTAG GAGTTATGGGATATTTAAGCTAACGGACCCTGGAGGAATGGAGGTACTGAGAGGCTGCTCAGAGACAGGATTCCACCCGCACAAAGAACCGGAAGATGGAAAGCCGGTTTATGAGCAATGCTCAAACGTCTACAAGAACTCCAACCTTAGGTTCGAGATTTTCGATCTGCGCTGA
- the LOC106356279 gene encoding putative proline-rich receptor-like protein kinase PERK11, whose product MDKVQEQADFIGKKIAPFVTSHQPNLAGFTDQKILGGSQTTQPPATSPPSPPSPDSGGGGSQSSPPPVTVSPPPSNQPPITTPPPKPPSSPPPSITPPPSPPQPQPPPQSTPSGDSPVVIPSPKPELPLPALPPPSLVTQQPEARPNVNGQELPNNPTSPPSPPLNPLSPPSGSQGSPSFSSTSPPVISLNPNLPRNPSQPLDSPPAEGSNHVPSSSSVPSPPSLSGSDNNSGGSNRQNANSNGNGGNGQQNNEPNFTEKTLISIGIAGVLVIIIIAVIFFFRRKQKKSSSPRSNQQYLPPANVSVHTEGLIHYRQNPGNGTSSAQNSSPDTNNSLGNPKPGRTTPDSAVIGTSKIPFTFEELSEITEGFSKRFVIGEGGFGCVFKGILSEGKPIAIKQLKSISAEGYREFKAEVEIISRVHHRHLVSLVGYCICEQHRFLIYEFVPNNTLDYHLHGKDLPVLEWTRRVKIAIGAAKGLAYLHEDCHPKIIHRDIKSSNILLDDEFEAQVADFGLARLNDTAQSHISTRVMGTFGYLAPEYASSGKLTDRSDVFSFGVVLLELITGRKPVDTSQPLGEESLVEWARPRLIEAIEKGDISEVVDPRLEKHYIEEEVYRMIETAASCVRHSALKRPRMVQVVRALDTRDNLSDLSNGVKVGQSTVYNSGQYSNEIRMFRRASEDSSDLGTSNGYYTSQDFTSRELESRAFNTSHQANH is encoded by the exons ATGGACAAAGTCCAGGAACAAGCAGATTTTATAGGAAAGAAGATAGCTCCGTTTGTTACTTCACATCAACCAAACCTCGCAGGATTCACTGATCAGAAAATCCTCGGCGGTTCACAGACGACACAGCCTCCAGCGACCTCACCTCCTTCTCCTCCATCTCCTGACAGTGGTGGCGGCGGCTCACAATCATCTCCTCCACCGGTAACGGTTTCTCCACCACCATCAAATCAACCTCCTATTACAACTCCGCCTCCAAAGCCTCCTTCTTCACCTCCACCCTCTATAACTCCACCTCCGTCACCTCCTCAGCCTCAACCTCCGCCACAATCCACCCCTTCCGGAGATTCTCCCGTTGTGATTCCTTCTCCAAAGCCTGAGCTTCCTCTTCCCGCTCTTCCTCCTCCAAGCTTAGTTACTCAGCAACCAGAGGCCAGACCTAATGTTAACGGCCAAGAACTACCCAACAACCCTACTTCTCCTCCGTCTCCGCCTTTAAACCCTTTATCACCGCCGTCAGGTAGCCAAGGCTCTCCTTCATTTTCATCTACATCTCCTCCGGTTATCTCGCTAAACCCTAATCTTCCAAGAAACCCTTCACAACCTCTGGACTCACCTCCCGCAGAAGGATCAAATCATGTGCCCTCGTCCTCTTCTGTCCCGTCTCCTCCTTCCCTCTCCGGCTCCGATAACAACTCTGGAGGTTCTAATAGACAAAATGCAAATAGTAATGGAAATGGTGGCAATGGACAACAAAACAATGAACCTAACTTCACTGAGAAGACATTGATCAGTATTGGGATCGCAGGTGTCTTGGTCATTATAATCATTgctgtcatcttcttctttaggaggaaacaaaagaaatcttCTTCCCCTCGGTCTAACCAGCAGTATTTGCCACCGGCTAATGTCTCTGTTCATACAG AGGGACTCATTCACTACAGGCAAAACCCTGGAAACGGGACCAGCTCGGCGCAGAACTCATCACCGGACACTAACAACAGTTTAGGGAATCCAAAACCAGGCAGAACAACCCCTGACTCCGCAGTAATAGGGACTTCAAAGATCCCTTTCACCTTTGAGGAGCTAAGCGAGATAACAGAAGGATTTTCCAAGAGATTTGTCATAGGAGAAGGTGGGTTCGGGTGCGTCTTCAAGGGTATTCTTAGCGAGGGAAAGCCAATCGCTATTAAACAGCTAAAGTCGATCAGCGCAGAAGGATATAGAGAGTTCAAAGCTGAAGTGGAAATCATAAGCAGAGTGCATCATAGGCATTTGGTGTCTCTTGTAGGTTATTGCATCTGTGAGCAACATAGATTCCTTATATATGAGTTTGTCCCTAACAATACTTTGGATTACCATTTACATG GCAAAGACTTACCGGTTTTGGAATGGACTAGAAGAGTCAAAATTGCAATAGGCGCAGCCAAAGGACTTGCTTATCTACATGAAGATT GTCACCCGAAGATTATCCATAGGGACATTAAATCGTCAAACATTCTGCTGGATGATGAATTCGAAGCTCAG GTTGCAGATTTTGGACTCGCTAGACTGAACGATACTGCACAGTCCCACATATCGACACGTGTCATGGGCACATTTGG GTATTTAGCGCCAGAATATGCATCAAGCGGGAAATTAACGGACAGATCAGACGTGTTTTCATTTGGAGTTGTGCTACTCGAACTCATCACCGGTCGTAAACCTGTTGACACCTCTCAACCTTTGGGTGAAGAAAGTCTCGTTGAATGG GCACGTCCGCGGCTAATCGAGGCCATAGAAAAAGGTGACATCAGCGAAGTAGTGGATCCACGGCTGGAGAAGCATTACATCGAAGAAGAAGTCTATAGGATGATCGAGACGGCAGCTTCTTGTGTTAGGCACTCAGCACTAAAACGACCTCGTATGGTTCAG GTTGTAAGGGCTCTGGACACAAGAGACAACTTGTCGGATCTGTCAAACGGAGTCAAAGTGGGTCAAAGTACGGTCTACAACTCTGGTCAATACAGTAATGAGATTCGTATGTTCAGAAGAGCCTCTGAAGATTCATCGGATCTCGGTACTAGTAACGGCTACTACACAAGCCAAGACTTCACGAGCCGTGAACTTGAGAGCCGAGCCTTCAACACAAGTCACCAAGCAAACCACTGA
- the LOC106356278 gene encoding transcription factor bHLH90-like isoform X2 codes for MMRGGERVKEFLRPFVDSREWDFCVIWKLGDDPSRFIEWVGCCCSGSYIDKNIKHEHVEEETQNTSSICRDEDNKHHIRTLACEALSRFPLFMPLYPGIHGEVVMSKSPKWLVNSGPGSKQDIFSTRVLVPVRDGLVELFSFIMKPVDESMVDLIISHCNTFVEPYPEKTLPFRIISKAEESMLMHKEEDVVMQNTIDDKKVAKENFKSKNLHSERKRRERINQRIYALRAVVPNVTKMNKNGTLSDAVDYINQLLVEKQKLEDELRGINEIESRRIAAEEESAIANPQAEKVASRLNKIVNSEVNLEVHETGERGFLIRIAQEHKQDGFIRLIETVDSCGLEIIDVNFTRLDLRVMTVLNVKATKDGTTPENLRDLLIKMMMRTSENPNAESLRQCA; via the exons atgatgAGAGGTGGTGAGAGAGTGAAGGAGTTTCTACGACCTTTTGTTGATTCAAGAGAGTGGGACTTTTGCGTTATCTGGAAACTCGGCGATGATCCTTCTAG GTTTATTGAATGGGTGGGATGCTGCTGCAGTGGTAGTTATATTGATAAGAACATTAAGCATGAACATGTGGAAGAAGAGACGCAAAACACGAGCTCTATTTGCAGAGATGAAGACAACAAGCATCATATCAGAACCTTAGCTTGTGAAGCTCTTTCTCGTTTTCCTCTCTTCATGCCTCTCTATCCCGG GATTCATGGAGAAGTAGTCATGTCAAAATCTCCCAAATGGTTGGTTAATTCAGGTCCTGGATCTAAACAG gatATATTCAGCACAAGGGTTCTTGTCCCTGTGCGTGATGGTCTAGTTGAGCTTTTCTCCTTCATAatg AAACCGGTGGATGAAAGCATGGTTGACTTGATCATATCACATTGCAACACCTTTGTCGAACCATACCCTGAGAAAACACTCCCATTCAGGATCATTTCTAAAGCAGAGGAATCTATGTTAATGCACAAGGAAGAGGATGTCGTGATGCAAAACACCATTGACGATAAGAAGGTGGCAAAGGAAAACTTCAAATCGAAGAATCTTCATTCAGagaggaaaagaagagagaggatTAACCAGAGAATCTATGCTTTAAGAGCCGTAGTCCCTAACGTTACAAAG ATGAACAAAAATGGAACTCTTAGTGATGCGGTTGATTACATCAATCAACTGTTAGTAGAGAAGCAGAAACTTGAAGATGAGCTGAGAGGAATCAACGAGATAGAAAGCAGAAGAATCGCTGCAGAGGAAGAATCTGCAATAGCTAATCCACAAGCTGAAAAAGTTGCATCTAGACTCAACAAGATAGTTAACAGCGAG GTGAATCTTGAAGTCCATGAGACTGGTGAGCGAGGTTTCTTGATCCGGATTGCGCAGGAGCATAAACAGGATGGATTCATAAGGTTGATAGAAACTGTAGATTCTTGTGGACTTGAGATTATTGACGTCAACTTCACCAGACTCGATCTCAGAGTCATGACCGTTCTCAATGTCAAG gcAACCAAAGACGGAACTACACCTGAAAATCTGAGAGATTTGCTGATCAAGATGATGATGAGAACTTCAGAAAACCCAAATGCAGAGTCCTTAAGACAATGTGCATAA
- the LOC106356278 gene encoding transcription factor bHLH90-like isoform X1 — translation MMRGGERVKEFLRPFVDSREWDFCVIWKLGDDPSSRFIEWVGCCCSGSYIDKNIKHEHVEEETQNTSSICRDEDNKHHIRTLACEALSRFPLFMPLYPGIHGEVVMSKSPKWLVNSGPGSKQDIFSTRVLVPVRDGLVELFSFIMKPVDESMVDLIISHCNTFVEPYPEKTLPFRIISKAEESMLMHKEEDVVMQNTIDDKKVAKENFKSKNLHSERKRRERINQRIYALRAVVPNVTKMNKNGTLSDAVDYINQLLVEKQKLEDELRGINEIESRRIAAEEESAIANPQAEKVASRLNKIVNSEVNLEVHETGERGFLIRIAQEHKQDGFIRLIETVDSCGLEIIDVNFTRLDLRVMTVLNVKATKDGTTPENLRDLLIKMMMRTSENPNAESLRQCA, via the exons atgatgAGAGGTGGTGAGAGAGTGAAGGAGTTTCTACGACCTTTTGTTGATTCAAGAGAGTGGGACTTTTGCGTTATCTGGAAACTCGGCGATGATCCTTCTAG CAGGTTTATTGAATGGGTGGGATGCTGCTGCAGTGGTAGTTATATTGATAAGAACATTAAGCATGAACATGTGGAAGAAGAGACGCAAAACACGAGCTCTATTTGCAGAGATGAAGACAACAAGCATCATATCAGAACCTTAGCTTGTGAAGCTCTTTCTCGTTTTCCTCTCTTCATGCCTCTCTATCCCGG GATTCATGGAGAAGTAGTCATGTCAAAATCTCCCAAATGGTTGGTTAATTCAGGTCCTGGATCTAAACAG gatATATTCAGCACAAGGGTTCTTGTCCCTGTGCGTGATGGTCTAGTTGAGCTTTTCTCCTTCATAatg AAACCGGTGGATGAAAGCATGGTTGACTTGATCATATCACATTGCAACACCTTTGTCGAACCATACCCTGAGAAAACACTCCCATTCAGGATCATTTCTAAAGCAGAGGAATCTATGTTAATGCACAAGGAAGAGGATGTCGTGATGCAAAACACCATTGACGATAAGAAGGTGGCAAAGGAAAACTTCAAATCGAAGAATCTTCATTCAGagaggaaaagaagagagaggatTAACCAGAGAATCTATGCTTTAAGAGCCGTAGTCCCTAACGTTACAAAG ATGAACAAAAATGGAACTCTTAGTGATGCGGTTGATTACATCAATCAACTGTTAGTAGAGAAGCAGAAACTTGAAGATGAGCTGAGAGGAATCAACGAGATAGAAAGCAGAAGAATCGCTGCAGAGGAAGAATCTGCAATAGCTAATCCACAAGCTGAAAAAGTTGCATCTAGACTCAACAAGATAGTTAACAGCGAG GTGAATCTTGAAGTCCATGAGACTGGTGAGCGAGGTTTCTTGATCCGGATTGCGCAGGAGCATAAACAGGATGGATTCATAAGGTTGATAGAAACTGTAGATTCTTGTGGACTTGAGATTATTGACGTCAACTTCACCAGACTCGATCTCAGAGTCATGACCGTTCTCAATGTCAAG gcAACCAAAGACGGAACTACACCTGAAAATCTGAGAGATTTGCTGATCAAGATGATGATGAGAACTTCAGAAAACCCAAATGCAGAGTCCTTAAGACAATGTGCATAA
- the LOC106357926 gene encoding polygalacturonase At1g48100 — protein sequence MMRKGLRLRSITMMMLMAVLVWSVTLETCIARRGKHWRHNHRSSSDLSDSLSSKKPKSHGNSHHNSHNNNNNHHQKSKPKPKPKQKTPPKADGNNSPVISPPPKVQPPSLPPLKGSQVFNVMDFGAKGDGKCDDTKAFEAAWAAACKVEASMMTVPPEYTFLVGPISFSGPYCQANIVFQLDGTIIAPTDSKSWGKGLMWWIEFTKLKGIKVQGKGVIDGRGSGWWQQDYPFIDGETKLIVPLNNSVHQNPPMPVRSELDWKMPSIKPTALRFYGSIGVEVSGITIQNSPQCHLKFDNCIDVEVHDMSVSSPGDSPNTDGIHLQNSRDVLIHSTTLACGDDCISIQTGCSNVFVHNVNCGPGHGISIGSLGKDSTKACVSNITVRDVAMHNTMTGVRIKTWQGGVGSVKGILFSNIQLNEVQLPIVIDQFYCDHSKCKNQTSAVAVEGVTYERIKGTYTVKPVHFACSDNFPCVDVQLSAIELKPVQEKYHMSDPFCWQTFGELNTPTLPPIDCLQIGKPARNRVQSDHDVC from the exons ATGATGAGAAAAGGTCTAAGGCTAAGAAGCATCACGATGATGATGTTAATGGCGGTTTTGGTCTGGTCTGTAACCCTAGAGACCTGCATTGCTAGAAGAGGAAAACATTGGAGACATAACCACCGAAGCTCCTCTGACTTGTCTGATTCCTTGTCAAGCAAGAAACCAAAAAGCCATGGGAACAGTCATCACAACTCTCACAATAATAACAACAATCATCACCAGAAGTCTAAACCTAAACCGAAGCCAAAGCAGAAAACGCCGCCAAAAGCTGACGGCAACAACTCTCCGGTGATCTCACCACCACCAAAAGTACAACCACCGTCTCTTCCGCCGCTAAAGGGATCTCAGGTCTTCAACGTGATGGATTTTGGAGCAAAGGGTGATGGCAAATGTGATGACACTAAG GCGTTTGAAGCGGCTTGGGCAGCGGCTTGCAAAGTAGAGGCGTCGATGATGACTGTACCGCCTGAATACACTTTTCTTGTAGGTCCAATCTCATTCTCTGGTCCTTATTGTCAAGCTAACATTGTGTTCCAG CTTGATGGTACTATTATAGCTCCAACGGATTCAAAATCATGGGGAAAAGGGTTAATGTGGTGGATTGAGTTCACAAAGCTGAAAGGGATTAAAGTACAAGGGAAAGGTGTGATTGATGGAAGAGGCTCTGGTTGGTGGCAACAAGATTACCCTTTCATTGATGGTGAAACCAAACTCATCGTTCCCTTGAACAATTCTGTTCACCAAAACCCTCCAATGCCA GTAAGAAGTGAGCTCGATTGGAAAATGCCAAGCATTAAACCAACg GCACTGCGATTCTATGGGAGTATTGGCGTGGAAGTGTCTGGTATAACGATCCAAAACAGTCCTCAGTGTCACCTCAAATTCGATAACTGCATCGACGTTGAGGTACATGACATGTCCGTTTCTTCACCCGGTGACAGTCCAAACACCGATGGGATTCACCTTCAGAACTCCAGAGATGTCCTCATTCACAGCACAACACTAGCTTGTG gAGATGATTGTATCTCCATCCAAACAGGCTGCTCGAATGTATTCGTACACAACGTGAACTGTGGACCAGGTCACGGTATCAGCATCGGTAGTCTCGGCAAAGACAGCACAAAAGCCTGTGTCTCGAACATAACAGTGAGAGATGTGGCGATGCACAACACGATGACAGGGGTCAGGATCAAGACATGGCAAGGAGGAGTAGGATCAGTGAAAGGGATACTCTTCTCAAACATTCAACTCAATGAGGTCCAGCTTCCAATAGTGATAGACCAATTCTATTGTGACCATAGCAAATGTAAGAACCAGACATCAGCAGTTGCAGTGGAAGGAGTGACCTACGAGAGGATCAAAGGCACTTACACCGTGAAACCGGTTCATTTCGCATGCAGCGATAACTTCCCTTGCGTTGATGTCCAGTTATCTGCAATTGAGCTTAAGCCGGTTCAAGAAAAGTATCATATGTCTGATCCTTTTTGCTGGCAGACATTTGGTGAGCTCAATACTCCTACTCTTCCTCCTATTGATTGTTTACAGATTGGGAAACCGGCAAGAAACAGAGTTCAGTCTGATCACGATGTATGTTGA
- the LOC111206279 gene encoding gibberellin-regulated protein 8-like has product MKLVIVQFSIIFLLVTSSLFVLSTADSSCGGKCNVRCSKASQHDLCIKDCNICCQKCNGCVPSGTYGHRDECPCYRDIKNSKGGPKCP; this is encoded by the exons atgAAGCTCGTGATTGTACAATTCTCCATAATCTTTCTTCTCGTCACATCTTCATTGTTCGTGCTTTCAACCGCTGATTCGT CGTGTGGTGGGAAGTGCAACGTGAGATGCTCAAAGGCATCACAACATGACTTGTGCATCAAAGATTGCAATATATGTTGCCAGAAGTGTAATGGTTGTGTGCCCTCTGGCACTTATGGACACAGAGACGAATGCCCTTGCTACCGAGATATCAAAAACTCCAAAGGCGGACCCAAGTGTCCCTGA